In Azospirillaceae bacterium, a genomic segment contains:
- the mtnA gene encoding S-methyl-5-thioribose-1-phosphate isomerase, which translates to MKVAGKAMRTIWDAGDGDVGIIDQTRLPFRFETRILSDLAAMADAITSMQVRGAPLIGAAAAYGMALAMRAGVTDGDVERAYARLLATRPTAVNLRWALDHMREVLLPTPPADRRARAYAAAASIADEDVDICRAIGGHGLPLIQAIHARHPDRPVRVLTHCNAGWLATVDWGTATAPLYLAHEAGIPLHVWVDETRPRNQGAFLTAWELGQHGVPHAVIPDNTGGHLMQHGLVDLVIVGTDRTTATGDVANKIGTYLKALAAKDNAVPFYVALPSSTIDWALDDGVTGIPIEQRSGDEVAHITGLAGHGELETVRLVPEGSPVVNYAFDVTPARLVTGLITERGVCAPDGLAGLFPEHQVRRSKDRAANDE; encoded by the coding sequence TCCGGTTCGAGACGCGCATCCTGTCCGACCTGGCGGCCATGGCTGACGCCATCACCAGCATGCAGGTTCGCGGCGCCCCGCTGATCGGGGCGGCGGCGGCCTACGGCATGGCGCTGGCCATGCGGGCCGGCGTGACGGACGGCGATGTGGAACGGGCTTATGCCCGGCTGCTGGCCACCCGGCCCACCGCCGTCAATCTGCGCTGGGCCCTGGACCATATGCGCGAGGTGCTGCTGCCCACCCCGCCGGCCGACCGGCGGGCCCGTGCGTACGCGGCGGCGGCAAGCATCGCGGATGAGGACGTGGACATCTGCCGCGCCATCGGCGGTCACGGCCTGCCCCTGATCCAGGCCATCCACGCCCGCCATCCCGACCGGCCGGTGCGGGTGCTGACCCACTGCAACGCCGGCTGGCTGGCCACGGTGGACTGGGGCACGGCGACGGCCCCCCTCTACCTGGCGCATGAGGCCGGCATTCCCCTGCATGTCTGGGTGGATGAGACGCGGCCCCGCAACCAGGGCGCCTTCCTGACCGCCTGGGAACTGGGCCAGCACGGGGTGCCCCACGCCGTCATCCCCGACAACACCGGCGGCCACCTGATGCAGCACGGCCTGGTGGATCTGGTCATCGTCGGCACCGACCGCACCACGGCCACGGGCGACGTCGCCAACAAGATCGGCACCTACCTGAAGGCCCTGGCCGCCAAGGACAACGCCGTGCCCTTCTATGTGGCGCTGCCGTCCAGCACCATCGATTGGGCCCTGGACGACGGCGTCACCGGCATCCCCATCGAGCAACGGTCGGGCGATGAGGTGGCGCACATCACCGGCCTGGCCGGCCATGGCGAATTGGAAACCGTGCGCCTGGTGCCGGAAGGCAGCCCGGTGGTGAACTACGCCTTCGACGTCACCCCCGCCCGCCTGGTGACCGGCCTGATCACCGAACGCGGCGTGTGCGCACCGGATGGCCTGGCCGGGCTGTTCCCGGAACACCAGGTGCGGCGATCAAAGGACAGGGCGGCGAATGATGAATGA